The window TACTTGTGAAGTCATAATCAACTAAACCAAAATAAAACTAATACTAAAGATAAATTTTTAGAAAAAATTGTACTAAATAAATAAACAAATATAATAGTTGGAAATGCTCTCAAAAAAGCAGTTATTACTCTTATAGTTCTCTCTAAAATTGTATTTTTAAATAAGTGACTATTGCTAAAAGTTGAAGTAATAAAAGCTAAAATAAATCCAAAAGTTGTTCCTATTAAAACACCTTTAATAGTTATCCATAAAAAGTTTAATGATAGTTGAACTAAAGAGTAATTTGGATAATCACTTATAGAATTTGAAAAGGAAAATATTTCGCTAATTCTATTACTAAATACTAGCAATCCTCTTGGGGATACATTAAAACCAACAGCAATAAAAGAAACTACCACTAATACTAAAATAGCAATAGAAATTAATATTTTAGTTTGAAGTGATATTTTTTTCTTTTTGTATTTATTTTCATTATCTATATAACTAAAAAAGAAATTAGATTTAACTAGATTATTTTTCATATAATAACCTCAAATCTTGCTCTGTTATTTCTAAAGGTTTCTTATCAAAAAGAACTTTAGATTCTTTTAACCCAATTACTCTATCAATATTATTTTTTAATTGATCTAAACTATGCAGATTAATAATTACAATAGAAAAATTTTCTTTAGCAATTTTGTTAAAACAAGAAATTACATAAGAAGAATTTAATGCATCTAGATTTGATATTGGTTCATCAGCTAATATAATTTTAGGTTTCTTTAATAAAATTTTAGCTACTTCAACTCTTTGTGATTCACCGCCACTTAAATCTTTTACTTTATAAAAGACTTTATCTAATATTCCTAAATCTAGTAAAACTTCGTAGATTCTTTCTTTTTGTTTTATAGTAATGATATTTAAAAAACTAAATAAAAAATTATTCTTATCTGATAAAACATATTTCAAATTATCAAATACAGAAATATCTTCAATTAAAGAATTCTTTTGACTAATATACCCAATATTCTTTCTATATTTTTTTAAAATAGTTTTTTTATTAAATTCTATTTTTTTATTATCAAAATAAATCTCTCCACTATTAACTTCAGTATTTAAAGCTAAAGAATTTAAAAATGTAGTTTTACCAACTCCAGAACTACCAATAATAGCTACAACTTGTCCATCATAAAAAGAAAGGTTAAGTTCTTTAATAACTAATTGTTCTTGTTTAAAATTCTTAACTGATCAATTCAATAACTTAAGCATTATTAACTCCTAATGCATTAACCATAGGAGTTAATACTTCTTTATTAAAATCTGTAATTTTTCTATATCCATTGTATCCTAATCCTTCCCCATATAGGTTATTGTTATTTTCATATAAGTAAATAATTACTTCA is drawn from Malacoplasma penetrans HF-2 and contains these coding sequences:
- a CDS encoding ATP-binding cassette domain-containing protein, yielding MLKLLNWSVKNFKQEQLVIKELNLSFYDGQVVAIIGSSGVGKTTFLNSLALNTEVNSGEIYFDNKKIEFNKKTILKKYRKNIGYISQKNSLIEDISVFDNLKYVLSDKNNFLFSFLNIITIKQKERIYEVLLDLGILDKVFYKVKDLSGGESQRVEVAKILLKKPKIILADEPISNLDALNSSYVISCFNKIAKENFSIVIINLHSLDQLKNNIDRVIGLKESKVLFDKKPLEITEQDLRLLYEK